CGTATAATAATCTGATAAAAAGTAGTGATAATTTTGATGTAGCATATACCCCGGAACTCAATTTATATAAGGGGACTTATGGGATACAGTTGAGGCTGAAGGATGTTAAGCAGGGGGAGCAAGGGCAAGAAGAGGCATGAAGCAAGATGCAAGAGGCAAGATGTAAGAAGAGGCAAGAAACAAGAAGTAAGATGTCAGAAGCAAGAAACAAGAGGCATGAAGCAAGATGCAAGAGGCAAGATGTAAGAAGAGGCGAGAAGTAAGAAGTTAGAAGTTAGATATGAGGCTCTTCCTTCATTCTTACCTCTTACTTCTTGCTTCTCGTTTCTTACTTCTGCCTGTATTCCCCTGATTTAGCAAAGAGACAAAGACGATGCCTAACGTAGAAGGACTTATAGAAAAGGTATTGGAATATATACCCCATGCTGATGTGGGGCTTATAAGACGGGTATATGCATTTTCTGCCAATGCCCATAAGGGACAGGTACGCAAGTCCGGTGAACCATTTCTGAGGCATCCACTTGAAGTCGCCCATATACTTGCGAGAATGAAGATGGATATTGCATCCATAGTTGCCGGTCTTTTACATGATACAGTAGAGGATAGTCTTACCACCAGCGAAGATATTGCAAAGGAATTCGGCAGGGACATTGCCGACCTTGTTGAGGGGCTTACAAAACTCAGCAAGGTTGAGTTTATGTCGAGGGAGGAGAAGCAGGCAGAGAACTTCAGAAAGATGATCATCTCAATGGGTAAGGATGTCAGGGTCATACTGATAAAGCTTGCAGACCGTCTGCACAACATGAGGACACTATCCGCATTAAGTATTACTCAGCAGAAGAGGATTTCACAGGAGACAATGGAGATATATGCCCCCATTGCCAACCGGCTTGGTATAGGGTGGATGAAGATAGAACTTGAAGACCTTTCGCTCAGGTATCTGAAACCGGATATCTATACTGACCTTGCAAAAAAGATATCACTGAAAAAGGCTGAACGGGACAGGTATATACATCAGGTGATTGAGATTGTTAAACAGAATCTCAAGATTTACGGGGTCACTGCAGAGGTTTATGGCCGGACAAAACACTTTTACAGCATATACCAGAAGATGGAGGCACAGGGGGTGCCCTTTGAAGAGATATATGACCTGACAGGGATACGTATTATTACCGACACAAAGGTCAATTGCTATACCATACTCGGCATGATCCATTCACTCTGGATACCGGTACCAGGACGGTTTAAAGACTATATCGGGGTACCCAAATCTAATATGTATCAATCACTGCATACAACTGTTATCGGCCCCGCAGGACACAGGGTGGAATTTCAAATAAGGACAGATGATATGCACGAGGTTGCTGAAGAAGGTATTGCGGCACACTGGAAATATAAAGATAAAGGTCAGGCAGAGGCTAAAGATAATCAGATATATAACTGGTTAAGACAGATGGTTGAATGGCAGAAAGACCTCTCAGACAGTAAGCAGTTCTTAGATTCAGTTAAGGTGGATCTGTTTCCTGATGTTGTGTATGTGTTTACCCCAAGGGGGGATGTTAAAGAGATGATAAGGGGGGCGACTCCTGTTGATTTTGCATATTCTATACATACGGAGATTGGGAATAAATGTGTCGGGGCAAAGATAAACGGAAAGATGGTACCTTTGAGATACCAATTAAAGAGCGGCGATACAGTAGAGGTTATAACAAATCCGAATCATGTGCCGAGCAAAGACTGGCTGAAGTTTGTTAAGACTCCGAGTGCAAGGGCAAAGCTTAAGCATTACATAAAGACTGAAGAACGGAAACGCAGTCACGAGATCGGGCGAAAGCTTATTGAAAAGGAACTGCACAGGATAGGGTCAAGCTTCACTGCTGTTAATAAACTGGAAATCCTGAAGGATGTATTTAATGAATACAGTGTTAAGGATATTGAAGAACTGAGTGTATTGGTAGGATATGGAAAGGTTTCTCCAAAGCAGATCATGAAGAAACTGTTTCCTGAGAGTGTAGAGAAAGAGGAAGGTAAGGAGAAGGAAGAGGCGCCGAAACGAGTGCGTGTACCTGGAGGGGTAAAGGTAACGGGTATAGACGATATACTTATACATTTTTCAAAATGCTGTAACCCTGTACCAGGTGATAAAATTTTAGGATACATTACGCGGGGAAGAGGCATATCCATTCATACCCCGTCGTGTCCTAACATTGATGAGCTGGACTATGATAAAGAACGCCTTGTATCGGTTGAATGGGATACTACCGAACCGATTACATATCCTGTAAGAATATCTGTTTCAACCATAGACCGGCCGGGTGTCCTCGCCAGCGTCTCAGCGGCAATAACCTCTTCTGCCGCAAACATCAGCCACGCAGAGATAACCACCACAGAGGACAGAAGGGCCATCCTGAACTTTATTGTTGATGTAAAAGACTTAACCCACCTTGAGAGGGCAATACAAAAGATTGAACAGGTGAACGGGGTAGTGCAAGTCAGAAGGCTCATGGGAAGGTGAGATTAGTAAGCAGTGAGCAGTGAGCAGAAGTTAGAAGCAAGAAGGAAGAAGTAAGATGCAAGAAGTTAGAAGCAGGAAAAGAGGTTGTCATTCCTGAAGTGTTTTATCGGGAATCTGGTATTTTATTTTTATCATTTCGTACTCATCACTTGGAATTTGAAATGAGTTTCTTCATTTCCCTGACTGCGGCTTCCATGCCGACGAATAGGGCGCGGGAGATGATGCTGTGGCCTATGTTTAATTCTTCAATCTCTTTTATGTCTGCGATTGCTGTTACGTTTTTATAGTTGAGTCCGTGGCCGGCGGATACCTTTAAACCTATCTCTCTTGCATACAGGGTTGCGTTTACTATCTTCTCCAGCTCTTTTTCCCTCTCAGACCGTGTAGAGGCATTTGCGTATCTACCTGTATGAATTTCAATTATTTTTGCGCCGGTTTCCAACGCAGACTCAATCTGCTTTGTATCAGGGTCAATAAATATTGAGACCTCTATATCATTTTCATGGAGTGTTTTTATTACCTTCTTTAGCCTGCTCTCCTGTTTTATGACATCAAGACCGCCTTCTGTGGTAAGCTCTTCTCTACGTTCCGGTACAAGAGTAACAAGGTCAGGATGAATCTTTGAGGCAATCTTCACCATCTCATTTACAGCAGCCATTTCAAGATTCAGGTGAGACGTAACTATTTTCCGTAATAGCTCAAGGTCCCTGTCCTGTATATGCCTCCTGTCCTCACGGAGATGACACACGATGCCATCCGCCCCTGCTGTCTCAGCAAGGATAGCAGCAGCAACAGGTTCAGGCTCAACCCCGCCCCTAGCCTGCCTAACAGTAGCCACATGATCAATGTTTACACCAAGCCTTGTCATAGGAAGTGTTATTATTGCAGAAAAATCCTGTATAGGCAAGAGGCAATAGCTGCTTTTTATTTGACTCTCTTTCACCCCACCAACTTAAAATCTATCCTGATTAGTTCCCGAAAATTAGAACCATTCCCTTGTGGATTTCTGTGCACTTGCAATTTATGCCAAATCCGGCATATAACCAATGCTGATATTGTTTATGCCCTGCACACATTCCAGAAAAAATCCAAAAGCGGGATAGCAACGCCAAAGAAGGATTTGGATTTAATACAAACGCGCCTGCAACAGGCAGAAAAGCACCATGCAGGCAAAGAGGAGAAAACTAAATGAAAGACATTACTATAAGCAAAGGCAATGTATTTGAAGACGTAGGTCTGTCCGAACCGGCAGACCGACCGGCAAAGGCGGAGCTTGCCCGAAAGATCGCCGAAATCATCAACAATCGTCATCTTAACCAGATTGAGGCTGCCCGTCTTCTGGGAGTAGATCATCCCCAAATTTCTGCCATCATGAACGGCAGGCTTTCAGGCTTTTCATTGGAACAGCTGTTTCAATTTCTTAATATCATGGGGCGGGATATACAGATTGTAGTCAGGCAGAAGCCCCGCAGCAGGAAGAAGGCGGGATTAATGGTCATTTGTCCGTAATATTTCTATAGGAAGTAAAGCTTTAACGGATGAATGGACTAAAAAGTGATATTTCAAGACCTGTCCCTGTCCTGTTTCCCCTTATCATCCCCCTTTCCCTCCTCTCTATTGAGAGGAGATTATAGTATTAAGGGGGGTCAAATTTATATGACGATAGGGGGTCAATTCTATTTTACTATCTACATGTTGGCACATAAATACGGTATAAATATATCTGCCGGTTTCATACATTGCATCAGCAGTATCCATATCATATTTCACTCTTTCAAGCCATTTTTGACAGATTGATTTTTCCATTACTTTTATAGTCTATTTACAATATATTTTATTATATTACCAACTTAAAATCTATTTTCTTCTTTTCCATGTCCACCTTATCTACCTTTACTTTTACCTTGTCTCCCAGCCTGAATGTTTTTCCGAGTCTGTCTCCTACGAGGCGGTGGGCTTTTTCATCACGTCTGTAGAAGTCGTCGTACATTGATGTGACGCGGACGAGTCCTTCTACGAGTATGTCATCTAATTCCACATAGAATCCATAAGCTGTAACGCCGGAGATTACGCCGGTGTATTCTGTGCCGGCCTTGTCCTGCATGTATTCCAGCTTCTTTAATTCAACTACCTCTCTTTCAGCATCCATTGCAAGCCTCTCGCGCTCTGATGAGTGTTTTGCAATGTCTATCAGCCGGTCTTCGAACTTGTTGAACACCCCCCCACGCCCCCCCTTGAACAAAGGGGGGGAATTCTCGTTGTCCTTTGTGCGGCTGTGTTTCATGAGTTTCTCACTCTCCTTTATCATGCGGTGAACAATGAGGTCAGGGTAACGCCGGATGGGGGATGTGAAGTGGGTGTAGTGTTCGGATGCAAGGCCGAAGTGGCCAATGTTCTCAGTAGAGTAACGTGCCTGTTTCATGGATCGGAGCAGTAGCCGGTTAATCAATACCTCTTCCGGTTTTCCCTTTAACTTGTCTAACATTCTCTGAAATGTCTTTGGCTGTGTATGGTCTAACCTTGCCTTATATCCGAGGCTGTCAATGAACTCATTAAACACCATTATCTTCTCCTCATCCGGTGTCTCATGGACACGATATATAAAAGGCACGGGTTTACTACCTACATGAACTGCAACTGTCTCGTTTGCTGAAAGCATAAACTCTTCTATAATCTGATGAGCTATATTTCTTTCAGCAAGAACAATATCAACGGCCTTGCTCTGAATATCAAGGACAATCTCAGGTTCAGGGAGGTCAAAGTCTATGCTCCCCCGCTTTATCCTCTTTTTCCTCAATCTCAGACATAGTTCTTTCATCAATTGAAATGTATCTAAGAGTTCCCCATATCTCTCAATCAGCTCCTGATCCTGGTCTTCAAGAATCTTTTTCACAGAAGTATAGGTCATGCGTTCATTACTGTTAATCACACTCTCATATATGCGGTAATTAATGCGGTTGCCTGCCTTATCAAACAGCATCTCTGCTGTTAATGTGAGGCGGTCTTCCTGCGGGTTCAGACTGCATATACCATTTGAAAGCCTTTCAGGAAACATCGGGATAACCTTATCAGGAAAGTAGACACTTGTCCCACGCGAGTATGCCTCTTTATCAAGGGCAGTGCCCCATGGGACATAATGACTGACATCTGCAATATGCACCCACAGCATTACACAGCCGTCAGGCCTTTTCTCTATGGACACGGCATCATCAAAATCCCGTGCCCTCTCACCATCAATGGTAACGGTTTTAAGATTACGGTGGTCAACCCTGCCTTTCAGCATAGCATCCGTAATCGCTTCAGGGACATTCATGGCCTCTGCAAGCACCTCTTTTGGAAATTCTGAAGGAAGGCC
The window above is part of the Nitrospirota bacterium genome. Proteins encoded here:
- a CDS encoding bifunctional (p)ppGpp synthetase/guanosine-3',5'-bis(diphosphate) 3'-pyrophosphohydrolase, which produces MPNVEGLIEKVLEYIPHADVGLIRRVYAFSANAHKGQVRKSGEPFLRHPLEVAHILARMKMDIASIVAGLLHDTVEDSLTTSEDIAKEFGRDIADLVEGLTKLSKVEFMSREEKQAENFRKMIISMGKDVRVILIKLADRLHNMRTLSALSITQQKRISQETMEIYAPIANRLGIGWMKIELEDLSLRYLKPDIYTDLAKKISLKKAERDRYIHQVIEIVKQNLKIYGVTAEVYGRTKHFYSIYQKMEAQGVPFEEIYDLTGIRIITDTKVNCYTILGMIHSLWIPVPGRFKDYIGVPKSNMYQSLHTTVIGPAGHRVEFQIRTDDMHEVAEEGIAAHWKYKDKGQAEAKDNQIYNWLRQMVEWQKDLSDSKQFLDSVKVDLFPDVVYVFTPRGDVKEMIRGATPVDFAYSIHTEIGNKCVGAKINGKMVPLRYQLKSGDTVEVITNPNHVPSKDWLKFVKTPSARAKLKHYIKTEERKRSHEIGRKLIEKELHRIGSSFTAVNKLEILKDVFNEYSVKDIEELSVLVGYGKVSPKQIMKKLFPESVEKEEGKEKEEAPKRVRVPGGVKVTGIDDILIHFSKCCNPVPGDKILGYITRGRGISIHTPSCPNIDELDYDKERLVSVEWDTTEPITYPVRISVSTIDRPGVLASVSAAITSSAANISHAEITTTEDRRAILNFIVDVKDLTHLERAIQKIEQVNGVVQVRRLMGR
- a CDS encoding pyridoxine 5'-phosphate synthase, whose amino-acid sequence is MTRLGVNIDHVATVRQARGGVEPEPVAAAILAETAGADGIVCHLREDRRHIQDRDLELLRKIVTSHLNLEMAAVNEMVKIASKIHPDLVTLVPERREELTTEGGLDVIKQESRLKKVIKTLHENDIEVSIFIDPDTKQIESALETGAKIIEIHTGRYANASTRSEREKELEKIVNATLYAREIGLKVSAGHGLNYKNVTAIADIKEIEELNIGHSIISRALFVGMEAAVREMKKLISNSK
- a CDS encoding XRE family transcriptional regulator, with translation MKDITISKGNVFEDVGLSEPADRPAKAELARKIAEIINNRHLNQIEAARLLGVDHPQISAIMNGRLSGFSLEQLFQFLNIMGRDIQIVVRQKPRSRKKAGLMVICP
- the rnr gene encoding ribonuclease R; the encoded protein is MQDRAYRPLLLKELGEVLGVSKKGRKEFNKIVHNMLEEGLIVKIRGERYGLPARMNLVTGILQGHADGYGFLISDTKGEPDVFIPRRYMTGAMNNDKVVARIEAVKEDGRIEGRVIRVLERFYKKVVGRFEKGRNFGFVIPSDKKVCYDIFIAQRSFNKAKDGDIVVANIISYPQSARNPEGEIIKVLGQQTARGIDTDMIIEEYGLPSEFPKEVLAEAMNVPEAITDAMLKGRVDHRNLKTVTIDGERARDFDDAVSIEKRPDGCVMLWVHIADVSHYVPWGTALDKEAYSRGTSVYFPDKVIPMFPERLSNGICSLNPQEDRLTLTAEMLFDKAGNRINYRIYESVINSNERMTYTSVKKILEDQDQELIERYGELLDTFQLMKELCLRLRKKRIKRGSIDFDLPEPEIVLDIQSKAVDIVLAERNIAHQIIEEFMLSANETVAVHVGSKPVPFIYRVHETPDEEKIMVFNEFIDSLGYKARLDHTQPKTFQRMLDKLKGKPEEVLINRLLLRSMKQARYSTENIGHFGLASEHYTHFTSPIRRYPDLIVHRMIKESEKLMKHSRTKDNENSPPLFKGGRGGVFNKFEDRLIDIAKHSSERERLAMDAEREVVELKKLEYMQDKAGTEYTGVISGVTAYGFYVELDDILVEGLVRVTSMYDDFYRRDEKAHRLVGDRLGKTFRLGDKVKVKVDKVDMEKKKIDFKLVI